Part of the Octopus sinensis linkage group LG10, ASM634580v1, whole genome shotgun sequence genome is shown below.
taagaatgccatattagtatggcgataactattatatatatatatatatggcagaatcgttagcagcctGACAAGATGTTTAACGGTATATTTTCcgcatttacattctgagttcaaattctaccgagttcACCTTAGCCCTTTATCCattcgtggtcaataaaataaacactcgAGCACaagggtcaatgtaaccgactcgAGATATGCCAACACTAACACTCTCAATTTGGCCTGCGATTCCTTTGACATCTGACGTGTGGCTCCCCTTCTCAACCTGTACAAGCAATGGCGATTTGATGGAGGATGGTGCTAATATACATCACAATTATTTGatgactataaacaaattatGTGTGTAATTTGTTCTTCAAGTAATTGCAGAATCCTCATCCGTCGTTTACGACGTGGGAGTCAAACATTTGTCTATATCTATcaagctgtatatgtatatttttatgtaagtgtgtgtgtatatataaacagtatatatatatatatatatatatgagagagagagagagagagagagggagcgagatagctttaggtgttttttatgtatgaatgtatgtatgtaacagccggcctggttgtatggtaagaagtttatatatatatatatatatatatatatatatatatatatatatatatatatatatatatatatatatatattatatatatatatatatatatatatatatatatatatatatatatatatatattatatatatatatatatatatatattatatatattatatatatatatatatatatatatatactatatatatactctgtgtgtgtgtgggcacatggcctggtggttagagtgttggactcacgaTCTAGCAACCTTGATTTCAATCCTAGCCGTGTCGtgcgtagtgttcttgagcaaaacactttatctcatattgctctgcaatcacttcgacacctcTCACCTGATCAGACAACGTCAATTTgaaggagggagtgagctaatgtacagctgatacatttgatcactataaacatacTTTGTGCAGGTCGTTTGACCTAAAATTGAACGTTCATACGGCGTCTTCCGTAGGAGAGaccatcctgtgtgtgtgtgtgtggattaattAAAGCATACGGTGTTAAGAGCCATttcagctgatcttaccaatcggtttcctACTGTGTTGGCTGAtatggatctataatactgtatattttaatatagtaGCGTTACTAACATTATTTTCAGTGATATTGATATTTGTGCAATATTATTCATTGCATCAAGCATGAGCTGGCGAAATTGTTTAGCAAGCCAAGCAAAATACTAAGTTgcgtttcatccgtctttacgttctgatcccaaattccgccgaagtcgatttgcCTATCGTATCTTTTGGGGTCGACAATATCAGTACCactaaaacactggggtcgatgtgatagGCTTTTCCCCTCCTGTGAAATATTTGGTCttgcgtcaaaatttgaaagcaatcaTACTTATTGCATCAGGCAGCGAGCTGCCTAAATCGTCCGTCGCTCCGTTTTGAGTTTagattccgacgaggtcgactttgcctttcctacttcagggatcgataaaataagtaccaatcaagcttTGAGGCCTATGTAATTAACTAactttttccctgtaaattgcaGGCCGTGTTTCCCAAATTGTaaaccaatattatttattgcatgaaaataaactataatagtgtatataaatatttagcattACTTCCATCGTATCGAAGTGCTCCATTTGTATTCCATGAGTAAAGTAATTCATTCAATATTTACAAAGCATTGAGAGTTTCTACGGTGTAATTTGATTATAATGATACAGTTACCAATTGACgagtaattttgttaaaattcctTTAATGAAGACTTTATACTGGACCACGGTTAGTGACCTGCAGTGATTTTACGTTTATTCAATATTCTCGTATTGAAAGGTAAACGAGTTATTGCAGAGAAGGTTTTCACCTGATTAGTCCTAATTCAAAAACCCTTAGGTCATTTGATATTGCTGCCAGAAAAACACTCTATGAcatattgtttaatttatttgatcACGTTATCATGTTGCTGCGACAAGACGGGTGCACGCCAtttcatacacaaatacgcacggCGTCACACTCATATGGATTTATGCTTCGTTTTATGTATagttatacataaatgcatttatgcctttgcacagcttctaacgctggatatgtactacggtgtcagctgtacAGTGAACTAAGGCAACACCTGATATTTTTctagcaccttccggagtattcgagtggttccaagcagtgctgttttctgcaagtgctccacccttattgcagcccctatttgttccatgtacttctcaagattttactcactgttcccaaggctccgacaattattggtaataCTACCACCTTTCTCCTCGACCAGAATggtttaacctcccaagctaaacggtcgtattattattattattattattattattattattattattattattattattattgttatcattattattattatcattatcattattattattattattattatcatcattatatcattattattattattattattattatcatcatcatcatcatcatcatcatcatcatcatcatcatcattattattattattaatagtagtagtagtattgttgttgttgttgttgtttttatttcagccATTTCAACGGTCTGTCTCTGCTTCCCTAAAGCTGTTCTAAGTATGACAAGATATAACATTTTAGATATTATCTCACTTCGTTGATTACGGTACGTTTTGCAATACAAAGCCTGCTGTATACTACATAGAATAACAAAGTGTGGTATTTAAACTCTTCTTAAGTTTATTTACTGTGGTATTTTTCTGTTGGCTCACGTCCAACATTGAGGCTACATCTTGAATTTGTCTCATCACCTGCTTATTTTCTTTGTTCTGCTATTAGAAACAGTCCAAATCATCCTCATCGATAATCTATTGTAGATCAACGTAAAGTCCATTCGctgaaaaataatatttgttttatattggtTATATGTCATGTGTTATCATGTGTTCGTTGTTAATGAACTCCCATCCCCTATAGATACATATGTCGGTGAGtaagagtgtgtgggtgtgtggtgatcGCTTAAATAGAtagttacacgcacacacatatatgtgtgcgtgttcatgcgtgtgtgtgtcaatgtgctTGTATCTGCGTATTTGTGTTTGaatgttcgtgtatatatgtcaACGTTTGTGTCTGTACGTTagctatattaattttttttatatgaatataacatTTTATGTGCATAGCTGACaaatacgtgtttatatatatacccacaaacacacaaacacacacacacgtgtgtgtgtgtgtgttcagaataCGTGGGTACACGGTAGCTCGTGAatgtaagtttatgaaaaaaatattcaatagtGATGACGTAGGCGGGAAAGTAAATTATATATCGCAGCTGTTTCCGAAAGgtttagagaaaaataaatatatcaaccgACCAAATTAGACACGGAAACTCACATCGATACAACCACAGATTCGAAGCACAAACACGTTTAGAAtacttcatgtgtatgtgtgtgtatgtacgtatgtatgttatgcatttgtgtgtgtgtgtgcgagagggagagagaggagaatacgtatgcgtgtatgtagaaAGGAGCGAAAGCAGGAGGGAAGAGCCCGCAGTATACGTCGTGGCGTTTAgatacttttgtatgtatatacatatctatatatatatatatatatgtgtgtatatatgtatgtatatacattggtcAAAATTTCACAGACGTCAAAATAACCTCCTACCGCTCAGATACCAATGTGTTAAATGCTTGGAAAGCCACGCATCCAAAAGAAAGATTGTTTGTTATTGGATGGTGTGTCTCTATTTGTCAGTTACTATAACATGATGGGGCTATTAGATTGACGACAGATATGTATTGCTGGGGCCACCAGACGTTGATGAGTGACTGCTCTGATGAATGAGCAACAACTCGTACGACAGAAAGGACTCGTCAGTGTTGTATGAAAGTTCAGTCTTTTTGTTGATTGATACAGTCGTCTGTTGCAATAAGTACAAAGTCTCCAACAGAATGAAATAACGGTACACATTTCTGGTGTGAATATGGAGACAACTTGTCAACTACGCTCCAGGCTATACTGGGAAATTCAACAAGCTAACGCTACGATGAAAAGGCGAAAGGAAGCCGAGTCCTGCTGGTCTCTGAACCCGAAGGACAGTATATGCTGAGTGGAATTTCCTTTCAGTCTTTGAAAGTGTGTGCTTTGAATTTTGATTTTCCGTAACGGATAAAGATATTGGCTGGTCAGATAAGTGGCTTTCTTCTTGCTGCTCTTTCATAGTAACCAAGCTTGTAAAGATAGCTGGCAGCTGTTCTATGCCTGACAAAAACGTGTTCTGCTAAGTCACAGGCCTTATAACGAGGATTATCCTTCATATTTCTattaacaaagagaagggtccttTTAGAGAGATCTGGTCAACCTCGGCGAGAGGATATGGAATCTTTCCCATCTCTGGTAAATTTGACAATCACTGTATTAAATGTAGAAAGTGGAATTCCAAGGTTTTTTGCGATTTTACGTTAACTACGTCCACCTTCGGATTGACCCACATTCCGGCCTCTTTAAAATTGAGGCGGTTCCATGACTTCTTTTTtcgtggcatgattaaacagtcacacacagaatctgaaacataaaaatgtcaattcatAAAAAGTATAAACccttacaagttagaataaacatagaACAATGTGTTATGGCGCGTCTGTTTACTTACGTCATGTCTGTGTAGTTATAGTTGAATGACACTGGGACAAAACATGAATTTGAATGTTTTTATAATATTAGAGAACCAGCAGCTTAAAAAATCGAAATCCTTgctaaatattataaaaaaatctaCCTGGGGCAATATGTATAAATGACTTGTAAATAAATATTCCACTCCcaaatactctctctttactcttttatttttacttatttcactcatttgactgtggccatgttggagcaccacctttagtcgagcaaatggaccccaggacttattctttgtaagactagttcTTATtccttcggtctcttttgccgaaccggggacgtaaacgcaccagcatcggttgtcaaagcgatgttgggggacaaagactgacacacaaacatatacacatatacccacacatacatatatataaatgtatttatatatatatatatatatatacgatgggcttctttcagtttccgtctaccaaatccactcacaaggctttggttggcccgaggctatagtagaagacacttgtccaaggtgtcacgcagtgggactgaaacaggaaacatgtggtttgtaagcaagctacttaccacacagctactcctgctatATACCTACGTAAACGCATTTGCGAGTGATCGTCTATTTCGGATAATACAAGCTCATTTATACATCCTTTTTCTGACACTAAACAGATAGCGTTATATCACGACATTTATCCATTGAAATGATTCTTCTAATGACGGCAAAGGCATTCGAAACGATAGCTAACTGCATGGTTCATAGAAAGCGAACCATCGAAGTAGAGACATGCAGCTGCGTAATTTACAATCTGGACGGTGATTGTACTTTTATTTGAAATCCGATAAGAGCATGCTCACTGAGTTCTTTGAGAAACGACCGCGCTCGACGGTCTTTACTACTTTATTCATAATTACAGACACACGCCGCAcgcgctcacatatatatatgtaggcactgTGTTTCTTTGTAGCTTCGTATATATGCGAGTATATTTTAGTAGCTCACTCTATGATATAGATGCGTGTACACTTATAGAAGTTAGCTAAAAAATGTGGAGAATATTATGTTCTCCCATTCTCTTCATAATTGAATATCTAGAGACTAAAATTACGcataatttctttcttctctagGGACACCCCTGATTCGTATTTGTATTAATTCTTTCctatagcttttatttatttgtcttttgatttctattttgattttcTGAGACACAGTTCTCCAGAAATATGGAGAGTTATGGAAAATTGGAACGATTACATTTAAATCTAAAATGAGAAAATCCCAATAACAAATCAATATTAACCATACATTTGCATTTGTGGCACATTATGACGGTCTTTCATAGTTATTTATACGGTTTATTATATTTGGCGAATTCACCGCAGCCTAGCATTTTCGATTTATTGACCGACTAATCTGGTCATAAACAAAGCTTCTCTGCTTTCTGAGGGGAAACGAAAATTTAGTTTAACATTCTTCAGACAATTTGCAAATTCACTGACGATGAAGTACCTGGAATTCATTtcagtattttcttctttttcatctgctTTTAACTTATAAAATTTAACTTACTTCATTTTGCACTAAACGCTTTAGTCAGTGTTGCATTTTTCTGGCACATTTTTCTTACGTTTACTTCTCTTTCAATGAAATTATCTAGGCGATGTCGtatgaaaaatgtaaaaacatcGACACCACTTACATAATTACACTACCAATGTCTTGAATGATAGTCTCAACCAAATCTACGAACTCCATCCTTTAGAAtaacaagaaaagaagaagaatctaCACATGAATTTACCTCCTGCGAATCTTATATGtctattaaataaattttgttgttgaaaatatttttgcgACTGACAAACATGAAAATCTGCCGAGCGAAACATTACTCCGATACTTTCTGATTTACGGAAACGATACATCAATTACATACCTATATGTTGACTAATAACTGACATTATAGATTCTCCTCGGAAGGAAGTTGCGATGGCCTTTGAATTTAGATGTGCTACTTTGTTTTATTCTATTCACAACCTAAAACaacttatttcatttaatttatcaatATGTCAGTGTTTCTATATAAGTTGTCATTTGCTGTCTCTGGTTTCTCTCTGTTCATTGtttgtacatccatccatccatccatccatccatccatccatccatccatccatctatccatccatccatacatacatacatacatacatacatacatacatacatacatacatacatatacacgtatgtatgtatgcatgtatgtatgtatgtatgtatgtatgtatgtatgtatgtatgtatgtatgtatgtatgtatgtataatggagaAGGAAGAATGTTGCAAACTATTTAACATATCAAATTTAACTATAAGCTTTCGAACACTTTATTCGGGTAATACCAATGGGCATGAAGTTAAGACATACCTTGTCACCAAACAACAGTTACTCTATTATATTGCTTAACTCAAATGAACACATCAAATAATATGGGGTAACTTTTAAGACGATAACACACGATTAAAGTTTTTTACAAGATTGCAAGGAAAACTAGTGCCAACGGCATCCGTAACCCATTGGATACTGTTAttggtgaaggtggtgagctggcagtgtcattagcatgccggacaaaatgcttagcggcatttcatccatctttaagttctgagttcaaattacgccaaggtagactttgcctttcatcttttcgtgggccgataaattaagtaccagcgatacactggggtcgatgtaatcgacttgtcccctcctcaaatttcaggccatgtgcctagaatAGAACTGATACTGTAATCGGTGATTCTGTTAATTTGTGTTGAAAATGCTGTCAGCTGAAAATTTATGCAGAAAGAAAATCCTAGAACGAAGTTTATGGAAGAAGGATTCGTGACATGGCGTCATGGGGTTAGACATGTATTAACAGATGAGATGAGGAGAGACGAGTTGTTGAGAGAACCTGAGTTGAGATGCTGCGGGTCATGCTACCACAAAGAGGCAGCGATTATTGACATAGCTatagaaaagagagataaaaggagAACCAGAGTGTAGACAGCAGGTTTATATGTCAGTGGTTGGAGCGCATGAGATGAATATGTCAATCAGTCATGTGACTTTTCTCTAGTTGCCGTTATGTTTGTGGTTGCAGCAGCACGTTCTGATCGTGTGAATATGCCTTCTGTTGTGGATCCCACTTCAGCTCTGTGGATGGTGATTGTTGAagtatgaaatattttctagCATTGAAGAGAAGCATCAGTCTTTGAGCTGCAATTCTTTCCATGTAAAGTACATGTTCGAAGCTGTGAAAATAGCGATCATCATAACTTCGAAGAGGATTGAAGTGTTTTAGATATCAATAACGAAGAATAAAGTAGGATCAAAGATATGTTGTTAATTCGAGGTGTTCGCAGATTAAGAGAGAAAGCTGATATATTTAGAGGAAAGAGTGGAGATGAGTTGGAGCTAGATGGACTCGAAGTCTCTCTTGCTGATATTTCATTCAAAGTAAATGACAAGGAGATTAGAATCTACGCATGCGCAGATTCAAAGTTTCTGAATCAAGTTGGCGAAAAGAATTTACACTTGCGCGGAAATAAACTTTCCGAATGAAGCTTAAGATAAAAGGCCAACCTGAACAATCAAGATCGATTGTAGAAAGGGGTTAAAAGAAAGGGGTTGTAGAAAGGGGTTATGTCCCCAAAGGAAACAAGATGTACGCCTGGTGTTTTAGTAGGAGGTGAAGTGTTGGTTAGATATGAACACATTCCACGACTATTAGAAAAAGATTAGTGAATCAGTCAACAGTTTATttctagatatttttttctttttgtcgtcGTGCACAGAGGTGGGACAGAAACCCTACTTCATAGCTGCAGCTGTGAATTAAGTAACAGTTTTCAAATTGGGCAGCGTTAGAAATAGAGATTCTAAGTCATGTTTATGAGGACCAATTGCGAAAAATGTATCAACATTCACCGTTTTAATACCTTTCCGTATATAAGATATTCAAAcacattattaatgttatttcttACGGCATTGCACAGTTTCCGGTAACTCTGCTCTTGTTCGCCATGGCACCTAATTAGTCGCTAAGATGACACTGATCAATTGCTCCCGATATATTTTGATTCTCTCCAATCGAGGAATACACTTCCTTCCCAGAAATTCAGAGGGTTAACATATGATGTTCAGTATGACGATCTGGACATGTCACATCTCATCACCGTAATAGTTAGACGATACTGTGGTATATCTgcataaataatatcaaaatatcaacGCGATATATCATATTCTAATTATCTGGTAATGCAATATATGATGTAGAATATATTCTATacgatatataccacacaagaaCAGCAAATGAATTTATATGGTTTCTGTTTTCATGTGAACAAAATGTATGGCTTTGTATGCATTTCTTTGGGGAGGGTGGACATAACTTTCGAGTAATTGTTTATAACAAATTATTGACCAGTTCAAACTGATGGATTGAAAATATATCGATCAAAGAACTACTTGAATTTGGTAGTTCGTTGGGTTCTAAatcttgactttcatcctttcgggatcgttaaattaagtaccagttgagtaatggggtcgatctaatcgactggtcccttcccccaaaatgtcgggcctagAAAAGGATATTCTATGTTGTCTtaaacagcaagctggcagaatcggtagcacgccaggAAAAttggttagcggcattttgtccgtttttttGTTCCAAGCTCGAATTCCACCGAAgacgactttgctttcattcctttcggagtcgatagaataagtaccagttgagtactggggtctatgtaatcgacacccccaccccaccccgggAATTGTTAGTCTTATGATAAAATGTAAAATCAATATGTTATGTTGTTTTCTGGGATGCAccgttataattataatttattttgttgcaTTTCGTTATCTCTGTTGCTGATTCTAGAGTTTCTCAATTCTGAAAAAATCGTGAATATCTTTCTTTGAAGAActtgtttggttttatattttttatttgctaaaaCAGCTAACAGTTTCTTGATCATTTGCATATTTGAGATAACTAGTGCATGGTCAGAGGAAAGTTGGTGAATTATTCACCAAATGGTAGCGTGGGAGGTAAATGACTATCTAGTGTGAATTTTGTTGCTATACCATGGTGAATCAAATGCGTATCTATTGAGAAAAATTCTTTAGAGTGTAATGCTCGTGTTTAGAATATAATGTCTAGGGTGTTTCCGGTTTAAAGTGACTCACTCTGTTACGTTATTACATCACTATTCATGTTTGTACAATCTTAAACGCAGGCGGCGTTAAATGTAGAGCTTTGAATATTCCCTTCCTGAGAATAGTATAGTTCCGTAAGTGACGTGTCGTTTGATGGTTGAGTAGTCATAATATGGTGTCGTTTTCTGTTACACTATGGCTGCCATTTGTTATGCCCATCTGTGTTTATCTATATCAATCCACCCATCCacctctgtctgcttgtctgtctctgtctctctctctctgcatatatatatatatatatatatatatatatatatatatatatatatatatatatatatatatatatataaagaaatgaaagaattctatccaccaatgcggtgctGAGCAGTCAGCTTCATCATCCGACAtttaattaaatacacacacaaacatgcacacacacacacacatacatacatacatacatacatacatacatacatacatacatacatacatatatatatatatatatatatatataatatatatatatatatatatatatacatatacgtatacacacatatatacatatacgtgtgtgcgtgtcgctgtgattgaccgctaaatccacaactgttttttttctcgctgtgtttatttcctcgtggtcctttctgttgaagagcgtatgctcgaaacgtaaaacaccttCTCAcgttcccgagcgtcaaactaatacaccttcttgttgttcatacacatgtcttcatcttttgtttttctgtaaattttgactaatatatataatatatatatatatatatatattatatatatatatatatatatatatatatatatatatatattatatatatatatattatatatataatatatatagcaaatctACAAATGGAGAGGATGCAGAACGACATACATGAGCCGGTAAATATTCCAGTCTGTCTATTTATTCGAAAGCATTAGAAGAtattaaaagaatacatacacatttagtagccatgtgttacacacacatgttttaatACTACAGaaaagagcaatatatatatatatcttaggttAGCTAAAAAGtccgttcgttttttttttttaggtgaaaATCAAAACAGAGTAAACAATTGGGAAAAATGTATTTAATCAATACAATAGTTACCATTTGCTTCTATAACCTTTCGCCACCTGTTGGGTAGATCTTTAATCCCTTGTTCGAAGAATCTAGGTTCTATATTAGCAAAAAATTTTTCCAAGAAAGTTTTCACGTCTTCATCAGAATTAAATCTTTTCCCATTCAATGACCGAAACAGATGGAAATCTGATGGGGCCAGATCTGGAGAGTACGGAGGGTGAGGCAAAACTTCCCACTCAAGCTGCAGCAACTTCTGCCGAGTAATCAAAGCAGTGTGTGGCCTTGCGTTTTCATGGTGGAAAACAACGCCTTTGCCATTCACCAGTTCTGGCCGTTTTTTGATGAAGAGCCGCATTTAATTTATCCAGTTGTTCACAATAAACCTCTGgatttatggttttattcaaggGAAGAAGTTCAAAAAAGATAACACCCTTCCAATCCCACCATTTCGATAACAGAACTTTCTTTGGGTGAAAACCTGCTTTGGGTGTTTGTTTTGGAGAATCCTCTGCTTTTTTCCGTGATCTTCGTTTCACATTATTGTAAACTACCCACTTTTCATCTCCAGTAACAATTCTTCTCAAAAAGGGTTCGTTGTTTTCCTTTTTCAGTAATGTATCGCAAATAGAAACCTTCTGGACAAGATTTGCTTCTGTAAAATTATGGGGAACCCAAACATCAAGTTTAGAAACATAACCAAGTTTATGCAATTCATTTTCCACACTTGTTTTGGATATGTTAAGAATATCTGCGATTTGTCTGGTCCTAAGACTGCAGTCTTGTTTGGCTACAGCTCTCAGTTGGTCGATGTCAATTTCTTTTCGCCGGCCAGAATGAGGTGCATCTCTTACTGAAAAATTCTCTGATCGAAATCGAGCAAACCATTTTTGGCACACCCGTTCTGAAACCGCATTCTTTCCATACACATTGCATAATTTTCGGCAAGTTTCTgttgctttctttccttttc
Proteins encoded:
- the LOC115216194 gene encoding histone-lysine N-methyltransferase SETMAR-like, translated to MLFYFRKGKKATETCRKLCNVYGKNAVSERVCQKWFARFRSENFSVRDAPHSGRRKEIDIDQLRAVAKQDCSLRTRQIADILNISKTSVENELHKLGYVSKLDVWVPHNFTEANLVQKVSICDTLLKKENNEPFLRRIVTGDEKWVVYNNVKRRSRKKAEDSPKQTPKAGFHPKKVLLSKWWDWKGVIFFELLPLNKTINPEVYCEQLDKLNAALHQKTARTGEWQRRCFPP